A part of Streptomyces sp. NBC_01451 genomic DNA contains:
- a CDS encoding ABC transporter ATP-binding protein — MIRIDSVTKRYPDGTVAVDRLSLDIPDRSITVLVGPSGCGKTTTLRMINRMVEPSEGTILIDGVDSREQPVNTLRRSMGYVIQNAGLFQHRTIVDNIATVPRMLGWSKDKARARARELMERVGLDASFAKRYPYQLSGGQQQRVGVARALAADPPVLLMDEPFSAVDPVVRKGLQDELLRIQEELGKTIVFVTHDIDEAVKLGTMVAVLRTGGKLAQFAPPAELLSDPADAFVEDFLGADRGIRRLSFFSSGGLELLTTPIVAVDATAEQIAARGATDVPYLLVTGLDGRPLGWSEPGKLTAGQVDAGQLLPYGRPFVAGRDSLRAALDCAVLSPTGWAVAVDAEGRAAGVVSQAAIGEAIRGAHAHAAGRAETPAGAGSQKAPTR; from the coding sequence TTGATACGGATAGATTCAGTCACCAAGCGGTACCCCGACGGCACGGTGGCCGTCGACCGGCTCTCCCTCGACATACCGGACCGTTCGATCACCGTCCTCGTCGGCCCCTCGGGCTGCGGCAAGACGACCACCCTGCGGATGATCAACCGGATGGTCGAGCCCAGCGAGGGCACGATCCTCATCGACGGCGTCGACAGTCGTGAGCAGCCGGTCAACACCCTGCGCAGGTCCATGGGTTACGTCATCCAGAACGCGGGGCTCTTCCAGCACCGCACGATCGTCGACAACATCGCCACCGTGCCCCGGATGCTCGGCTGGAGCAAGGACAAGGCCCGTGCGAGGGCGCGGGAACTGATGGAACGGGTGGGGCTCGACGCCTCGTTCGCCAAGCGGTACCCCTACCAGCTCTCCGGCGGCCAGCAACAGCGCGTCGGCGTGGCACGGGCCCTCGCCGCCGATCCTCCGGTGCTGCTGATGGACGAGCCGTTCTCCGCCGTCGACCCCGTGGTACGCAAAGGGCTTCAGGACGAACTCCTGCGCATACAGGAGGAGTTGGGCAAGACCATCGTCTTCGTCACGCATGACATCGACGAGGCCGTCAAGCTCGGCACGATGGTCGCCGTACTGCGCACCGGCGGCAAGCTCGCCCAGTTCGCGCCGCCCGCCGAGCTGCTGTCCGACCCCGCCGACGCGTTCGTCGAGGACTTCCTCGGCGCCGACCGGGGCATCCGGCGGTTGTCGTTCTTCTCGTCGGGGGGACTTGAGCTGCTCACCACCCCGATCGTCGCGGTCGACGCCACCGCCGAGCAGATCGCCGCGCGCGGTGCGACCGACGTCCCCTATCTCCTCGTCACCGGGCTGGACGGCCGTCCGCTCGGCTGGAGCGAGCCCGGCAAGCTGACGGCCGGACAGGTCGACGCCGGCCAACTGCTGCCCTACGGGCGGCCGTTCGTCGCCGGACGGGACTCGCTGCGCGCCGCGCTCGACTGTGCCGTCCTGTCGCCCACCGGCTGGGCGGTCGCCGTGGACGCCGAGGGCCGGGCCGCCGGAGTCGTCTCGCAGGCGGCCATCGGCGAGGCCATCCGCGGCGCCCACGCCCACGCGGCAGGCCGTGCGGAGACACCTGCCGGGGCGGGCTCCCAGAAGGCCCCCACCCGGTGA
- a CDS encoding ABC transporter permease, producing the protein MNRFFDIPSDLQHDWLGLIGLHLREALLPVLGGLLLALPLAQLCVRLRWLYPPVLWVTTVLYAIPSLAFFVVLIDYTGQTELTVMIPLTVYSLVVLVPAIVDGVRSVPQETLAAATAMGFGPVRRYVQVQLPIAVPAIIAGLRIATVSSISLVSVGMLIGNQGALGNLLHDAQIYNRPELAWNSVITSAALAVLADAALVVVRVLLTPWMPGVKRGAESRPTGVRPEQAVPALEDAAR; encoded by the coding sequence GTGAACCGCTTCTTCGACATCCCCAGCGACCTCCAGCACGACTGGCTCGGCCTCATCGGCCTCCATCTGCGCGAGGCCCTGCTGCCGGTGCTCGGCGGGCTGCTGCTGGCCCTCCCGCTGGCCCAGTTGTGCGTGCGGCTGCGCTGGCTGTACCCGCCCGTGCTGTGGGTGACGACCGTGCTCTACGCCATCCCGTCCCTCGCCTTCTTCGTCGTCCTCATCGACTACACGGGGCAGACCGAACTGACGGTGATGATCCCGCTCACCGTCTACAGCCTCGTCGTGCTCGTCCCCGCGATCGTCGACGGCGTCCGTTCGGTCCCGCAGGAGACCCTCGCCGCCGCGACCGCCATGGGCTTCGGACCCGTACGCCGTTACGTCCAGGTCCAGTTGCCCATCGCGGTGCCCGCCATCATCGCCGGTCTGCGGATCGCGACCGTGTCCAGCATCAGCCTCGTCAGCGTCGGCATGCTGATCGGCAACCAGGGCGCGCTCGGCAACCTGCTCCACGACGCGCAGATCTACAACCGGCCCGAACTCGCCTGGAACTCCGTGATCACCAGTGCCGCCCTGGCGGTGCTCGCGGACGCCGCGCTGGTCGTCGTACGCGTCCTGCTCACCCCCTGGATGCCGGGCGTCAAGCGCGGCGCGGAGTCCAGGCCCACCGGGGTCCGGCCCGAGCAGGCCGTGCCCGCCCTGGAGGACGCAGCCCGGTGA
- a CDS encoding ABC transporter permease, translating to MNVINYIHAFFDDSAHWSGYDGIPTRLWEHVQYSLEALAIAAAIGLPIGLLTGHYGRGGNVLSLVATAGRALPTFGLLVVTTLALGFGMLPVMIPLVVLAVPPILVTTYEAMRSVDPPPVDAARGMGMRESDILLRVELPVALPLILGGLRSAAIQIVSTATIAAYVSLGGLGRYIVDGLYQHNYEKVVGGATLVAGMALATLGLFWVAGRAAVSPGVRRG from the coding sequence GTGAACGTCATCAACTACATCCACGCCTTCTTCGACGACAGCGCCCACTGGAGCGGGTACGACGGCATCCCCACCCGGCTGTGGGAGCACGTCCAGTACTCCCTGGAGGCGCTCGCCATCGCCGCCGCGATCGGGCTGCCGATCGGCCTGCTCACCGGTCACTACGGGCGGGGCGGCAACGTCCTCTCCCTGGTGGCCACCGCGGGCCGCGCACTGCCCACCTTCGGTCTGCTGGTGGTGACGACCCTCGCGCTCGGGTTCGGCATGCTGCCCGTGATGATCCCGCTGGTCGTCCTCGCCGTACCGCCGATCCTCGTCACCACCTACGAGGCGATGCGCTCCGTGGACCCGCCCCCCGTGGACGCCGCGCGGGGCATGGGCATGCGGGAGTCCGACATCCTGCTGCGCGTCGAACTGCCCGTCGCGCTCCCGCTGATCCTCGGCGGGCTGCGCTCGGCGGCCATCCAGATCGTCTCCACGGCCACCATCGCCGCGTACGTCAGCCTCGGTGGCCTCGGCCGCTACATCGTCGACGGTCTCTACCAGCACAACTACGAGAAGGTGGTGGGCGGCGCCACCCTGGTCGCCGGCATGGCCCTCGCGACGCTGGGGCTGTTCTGGGTGGCGGGCCGGGCGGCGGTCTCTCCCGGCGTACGCCGGGGTTGA
- a CDS encoding GTP-binding protein, with the protein MTPTEPLVRTSAGQAAVRPPLPVKLVIAGGFGVGKTTAVGSISEIEPLTTEAAITEVAAGVDDLSHTPTKTTTTVAMDFGCITIDPTLKLYLFGTPGQERFGFMWDDIVEGAVGGLVIVDTRRLDDCYAAVDYFEHKQIPFAVAVNAFDGQTAHTLDEVRWALDVSEGVPLLVFDARERGSVRDALLVVLEQALARSGG; encoded by the coding sequence GTGACACCGACTGAACCGCTGGTCCGCACCTCGGCCGGACAGGCCGCCGTACGGCCGCCGTTGCCGGTGAAACTGGTGATCGCTGGTGGCTTCGGCGTGGGCAAGACCACCGCCGTCGGCTCGATCTCCGAGATCGAGCCGCTGACCACCGAGGCGGCCATCACCGAGGTCGCGGCGGGCGTGGACGACCTCAGCCACACCCCGACCAAGACCACCACCACGGTCGCGATGGACTTCGGCTGCATCACCATCGACCCGACGCTGAAGCTGTACCTGTTCGGCACGCCCGGCCAGGAGCGGTTCGGGTTCATGTGGGACGACATCGTGGAGGGCGCGGTCGGCGGGCTGGTCATCGTGGACACCCGCCGTCTCGACGACTGCTACGCCGCCGTCGACTACTTCGAGCACAAGCAGATCCCGTTCGCCGTCGCCGTGAACGCCTTCGACGGCCAGACCGCGCACACGCTGGACGAGGTCCGCTGGGCCCTCGACGTGTCCGAGGGCGTCCCGCTGCTCGTCTTCGACGCCCGCGAACGAGGCTCGGTACGGGACGCTCTGCTGGTCGTGCTGGAGCAGGCGCTGGCCCGGAGCGGGGGGTAG
- a CDS encoding DUF742 domain-containing protein: MADGRTPRGAGEGGVAPVGPAPAVRPFLVTAGRVAGAAGEAASGRTMPVETQLVATTGGLDALHRLSFEQHDIVAACRVPQSIAEIAARLRLHLNVVRVLAEDLRTAGQLTVHVPDSGVTHDASVLRRVIDGLRAIPDSRRVLRDTD; encoded by the coding sequence ATGGCGGACGGCCGCACACCGCGCGGGGCCGGCGAGGGCGGAGTCGCCCCCGTCGGCCCCGCACCCGCCGTCCGGCCCTTCCTGGTCACCGCCGGCCGGGTCGCGGGTGCCGCGGGCGAGGCGGCGTCCGGCCGGACGATGCCCGTGGAGACCCAGCTGGTGGCCACCACCGGCGGGCTGGACGCGCTCCACCGGCTCTCCTTCGAACAGCACGACATCGTCGCCGCCTGCCGCGTACCGCAGTCCATCGCGGAGATCGCGGCCAGGCTGCGGCTGCACCTGAACGTGGTGCGGGTCCTCGCCGAGGATCTCCGGACGGCCGGGCAACTGACGGTGCACGTGCCCGACTCCGGCGTCACCCACGACGCATCCGTTCTGCGCAGGGTTATCGATGGCCTGCGGGCCATCCCCGACTCCCGGAGGGTACTCCGTGACACCGACTGA
- a CDS encoding roadblock/LC7 domain-containing protein, with the protein MSTSTGETPAGDARPTDLRAAADDFTWLLNRFATETAGVVDAIAVSSDGLLIAVSALREHADSERLAAIVSGITSLAAGASGNYGLGGLNKVIIDLEGGHVLVSAIGNGAVLGVVTGKEAKLGNIAYEMTVFANRAGTALNPQLVLELKNTVGATRLH; encoded by the coding sequence GTGAGCACGTCGACAGGTGAGACTCCCGCCGGAGACGCCAGGCCGACCGATCTGCGGGCCGCCGCAGACGACTTCACCTGGCTGCTAAACCGTTTCGCCACCGAGACCGCAGGGGTCGTGGACGCCATCGCGGTGTCCTCCGACGGGCTGCTGATCGCCGTGTCGGCGCTGCGCGAGCACGCCGACTCCGAGCGGCTGGCAGCGATCGTCTCGGGCATCACCAGCCTGGCCGCGGGCGCCTCCGGCAACTACGGCCTGGGCGGCCTGAACAAGGTCATCATCGACCTGGAGGGCGGCCATGTCCTGGTCTCCGCGATCGGCAACGGCGCGGTGCTGGGCGTCGTCACCGGCAAGGAGGCCAAGTTGGGCAACATCGCCTACGAGATGACGGTGTTCGCCAACCGCGCGGGCACCGCGCTCAACCCGCAGCTCGTCCTGGAACTGAAGAACACCGTCGGTGCCACACGTCTGCACTGA